One stretch of Hevea brasiliensis isolate MT/VB/25A 57/8 chromosome 12, ASM3005281v1, whole genome shotgun sequence DNA includes these proteins:
- the LOC131171401 gene encoding uncharacterized protein LOC131171401, whose amino-acid sequence MEGEASADFRDWELLVNSDADPINSPNSANNSRNFDEIEADSEGLLRLDYFSLENDKRYAENVVDASEEGSVESDNPSWIDPGSETGNQRRNFGEFWSDSGSDRSVERKFSDLDVKKELGSVENVKTEVGFEGIGEIEGKDGEEGKFLSREGTFSNLEGKSEISFEENVKNLAGFEGFGENRSKDKDLGTFWSDSSGDSLGFADVGEMNEGSEVLGESNFGNAPKDENMSVVSVGERKPGGDEETRKKVWWKVPFELLKYCVFRISPVWSFSMAAAVMGFVILGRRLYKMKRKTRGLPLKVTVDDKKVSQFTSRAARLNEAFSVVRRVPIVRPLLPAAGVNSWPVMTLR is encoded by the exons ATGGAAGGAGAGGCTTCAGCTGATTTTCGAGACTGGGAGCTCCTAGTGAACTCTGATGCCGACCCGATTAATTCCCCCAATTCCGCCAATAATTCCAGGAATTTTGATGAAATTGAGGCTGATTCTGAAGGTTTGCTCAGGTTAGATTATTTCTCCCTTGAAAATGATAAACGATATGCCGAAAATGTTGTTGATGCCAGTGAAGAGGGTTCTGTTGAGTCTGATAATCCCAGTTGGATTGATCCCGGGTCGGAGACTGGGAATCAGAGGAGGAATTTTGGTGAATTCTGGTCCGATTCGGGGAGTGATCGGTCTGTTGAGCGGAAATTTAGTGATTTGGATGTGAAAAAAGAATTGGGTTCTGTGGAAAACGTGAAAACTGAAGTTGGTTTTGAAGGGATTGGAGAAATTGAAGGTAAAGATGGTGAGGAAGGGAAATTCTTGTCTCGTGAGGGTACTTTCAGTAATTTGGAGGGTAAAAGTGAAATCAGCTTTGAGGAGAATGTGAAAAACCTGGCAGGTTTTGAAGGATTTGGAGAAAACCGTAGTAAGGATAAGGATTTGGGCACGTTCTGGTCTGATTCAAGTGGTGATAGTCTGGGTTTTGCTGATGTTGGGGAGATGAATGAGGGTTCTGAGGTTTTGGGTGAGTCCAACTTTGGAAATGCTCCCAAAGATGAAAATATGAGCGTTGTTTCAGTTGGAGAAAGAAAACCAGGAGGTGATGAGGAGACGAGGAAGAAAGTTTGGTGGAAGGTACCTTTTGAATTGTTGAAATATTGTGTTTTCAGGATCAGTCCTGTTTGGTCTTTCTCTATGGCTGCAGCTGTAATGGGATTTGTTATCTTGGGACGGAGATTGTACAAGATGAAGCGCAAGACGAGGGGCTTGCCACTTAAGGTTACTGTGGATGACAAG AAGGTGTCTCAGTTCACAAGTCGTGCTGCACGACTTAATGAAGCATTTTCGGTGGTGAGACGGGTGCCTATTGTACGGCCTTTGTTGCCTGCTGCTGGGGTGAATTCATGGCCTGTGATGACTttgaggtaa
- the LOC131171402 gene encoding wax ester synthase/diacylglycerol acyltransferase 11-like: MEGLRPIRVSKKDSEDGQPLSPMARIFHQPYSDVYIIIIMGFNTPINPLVFKASLRHSLLKHPRFSSLQVVENGGEMRWVKIEVNLDNHVRVPVLDPNMESPDKFVEDYASNLSKTTISKSMPLWDVHLLNVKTSEAESTVIFRIHHSLGDGISLMSLLFSCSRKASDPEALPTIQTIKRRNPSNPGRLTSLQFLLKLWWLVLLCWNTIVDVLILLGTIFFLEDTKTPLKGTLPLGLAQRRFVHRTISLDDVKLVKNAMGTTINDVMVAITQAGLSSYLNRSMTYNKGAEKNNNNLPNNIRLRAALVGNIRPSAGIQVTFDDMMRKDSKARWGNHIGCVLFPFTIALREDPLDYIRVAKVTGHRKKSTLEAKFTYSMVKFSPKCFTNMISSFPNRITLWFSNVPGPEEEISYFGHPVAFIALGVYGQPNALVIHVVSYANKMKITLSIDENIISDPHQLCDDLQNSLDLMKNAVISNQRTDPKLYTTV; the protein is encoded by the exons ATGGAAGGCCTTAGACCAATTCGGGTATCAAAGAAAGATAGCGAGGACGGCCAACCCTTGAGTCCAATGGCTCGCATCTTTCATCAACCTTACTCCGATGTCtacatcatcatcatcatggGGTTTAACACCCCAATCAACCCTCTTGTTTTTAAAGCCAGTTTGCGCCATTCTTTACTCAAGCATCCTCGTTTCTCTAGTTTGCAG GTTGTGGAAAATGGTGGGGAAATGAGATGGGTCAAAATAGAGGTGAACTTGGATAACCATGTAAGAGTTCCTGTGCTTGATCCAAACATGGAGTCTCCTGATAAGTTTGTGGAAGATTACGCTTCCAATCTTAGCAAAACCACAATTAGTAAGTCCATGCCTTTGTGGGATGTTCATCTTCTCAACGTTAAAACCTCTGAAGCTGAATCTACTGTCATTTTTCGCATCCACCATTCCCTTGGCGATGGCATTTCCCTCatgtctcttttattttcttgctCTCGCAAAGCATCTGATCCTGAGGCACTTCCAACCATCCAAACAATAAAAAGAAGGAATCCTAGTAACCCTGGAAGGTTAACGTCCTTGCAATTTTTGCTCAAGTTATGGTGGTTGGTGTTGCTGTGTTGGAATACTATTGTTGATGTACTGATACTTCTGGGGACAATTTTCTTCTTGGAGGATACTAAAACGCCTCTTAAAGGCACATTGCCTCTCGGACTTGCTCAAAGAAGGTTTGTTCATAGAACAATCAGTTTGGATGACGTAAAGCTTGTGAAGAATGCCATGGGCACA ACAATCAATGATGTGATGGTAGCAATCACACAAGCTGGTTTGTCTAGCTATCTTAACAGAAGTATG ACATATAACAAAGGGGCAGAAAAGAATAATAACAATCTTCCCAACAACATTCGTCTTAGAGCAGCTCTTGTGGGGAACATTAGACCATCTGCAGGCATCCAAGTGA CTTTTGATGATATGATGAGAAAGGACAGTAAAGCAAGGTGGGGTAACCACATCGGATGTGTTCTATTTCCCTTCACTATTGCATTACGTGAAGATCCATTAGATTATATACGTGTTGCTAAAGTTACTGGACACAGAAAAAAATCTACTCTTGAAGCTAAATTCACTTATTCCATGGTCAAGTTTTCTCCCAAATGTTTCACTAATATG ATATCGAGCTTTCCAAATCGAATCACTTTGTGGTTTTCAAATGTACCTGGTCCAGAAGAAGAAATATCTTACTTCGGCCATCCTGTAGCCTTCATAGCACTCGGTGTTTATGGACAACCTAAT GCATTAGTGATTCATGTAGTGAGTTATGCGAACAAGATGAAAATCACCTTATCAATCGACGAAAATATAATTTCAGATCCACATCAACTCTGCGATGATCTTCAAAATTCTCTTGACCTCATGAAGAATGCTGTCATAAGTAACCAAAGGACAGATCCAAAATTATACACCACTGTTTAG